Proteins found in one Clostridium kluyveri DSM 555 genomic segment:
- the fliD gene encoding flagellar filament capping protein FliD: MASYNNNIMRMTGLVSGLDVESIVQSLMKTEQAKVDKVKQQKQLLQWQQDTYRSLIGTVKTFQSTYFDVLKGSSYMLSSKNISALAVSGSADTNGITVSAGADAVSGNYSINVQQLAQKATYVSDSALKVQNMSSPVYGVKIDSTNNKITINGTEITLDTEAKYSSINDVASAINSKVQENDALKGKVSAAVNSNGKIDFENLIKIDDSNKDITVNYDGHTYKVTLSEGNYTKDTLASAVSSALSGKASEEDPSVKFTSEASLTAKSDFSGFTVVDKDKNELGGATITAGSTTVTPIAVDLSGTSGTEDNPSRSNVKVDGNLLSYDNKIIEGFNDSFNVKIGETNYGIKLSSGAVSGLSDLVSRINTALTGSGINSNYLTAQLSDGNTLQFKSESAEQVIITAGSTASANGVIGASNYQELTMSTSQKMSDLVNGAVSFKVNGVDFNYDFNDSGEQKDKTIQDIMYDISSKSNVNISYSQLTGKFSISSQSEGSNNTISVSDASGNFINTLFGTGSVNEYGNDAILTITSPGQVAIKVTKNSNNFVIDGVNYQLNSNTTLNQDISFSLNSNTDEIVKNIEGFVEQYNSMITAFNDQLNQKRNYSYTPLTDDQKADMKDDDIKNWEDKAKQGLLKNNSELNNFMIQLRQSIYTPVEGVGLSMADIGITTSSDWSENGKLIVDEDKLKSALQNNGDKVSQLLTKQTSSVNKYYSPNLTSSQRDERYNDEGVFQRINDIIQDYTRTTRDSNGRKGIFLEQAGISGDLSDTTNYLTQRMNEKDDQITKLTDAMNDKENKYYDQYSKLEQALVQLQAQQQQLLAQLGQSS; this comes from the coding sequence ATGGCGTCATATAATAATAATATAATGAGAATGACAGGACTTGTTTCAGGACTTGATGTAGAAAGCATAGTACAAAGTCTAATGAAGACAGAACAGGCAAAAGTCGATAAAGTAAAGCAGCAGAAGCAATTATTACAGTGGCAGCAGGACACATATAGAAGTCTTATAGGTACTGTAAAAACATTTCAGAGCACCTATTTTGATGTTTTAAAGGGAAGTAGTTATATGCTGTCTTCTAAAAATATATCTGCATTGGCTGTTTCAGGTTCAGCAGATACAAATGGCATTACTGTATCTGCAGGGGCAGATGCAGTTTCTGGAAATTACAGTATTAATGTACAGCAGTTGGCTCAAAAGGCAACATATGTTTCAGATTCAGCTTTAAAAGTTCAGAATATGAGCAGTCCTGTTTATGGAGTAAAGATAGACAGCACTAACAATAAAATTACAATAAATGGTACTGAGATAACTCTTGATACTGAAGCAAAATATAGCAGTATAAATGATGTAGCAAGTGCCATAAATTCCAAAGTACAGGAGAATGACGCTTTAAAAGGCAAAGTGTCAGCAGCAGTAAACAGCAATGGAAAAATAGATTTTGAAAATCTTATAAAAATAGACGACAGTAACAAGGACATAACTGTAAATTATGACGGACACACCTATAAAGTTACATTGTCTGAGGGGAATTACACAAAGGATACTCTTGCATCTGCAGTTAGTTCTGCATTAAGCGGTAAAGCCTCTGAAGAAGATCCTTCTGTGAAATTTACCAGTGAGGCTTCTTTAACTGCTAAAAGTGATTTTTCAGGCTTTACTGTTGTGGATAAGGATAAGAATGAACTTGGAGGTGCAACAATAACTGCAGGGAGTACTACTGTGACTCCAATTGCAGTGGATCTCTCAGGTACAAGTGGTACTGAAGATAATCCTTCTAGAAGCAATGTAAAAGTTGATGGGAACTTGTTAAGTTATGATAATAAAATCATAGAAGGTTTTAATGACAGTTTTAATGTGAAAATAGGTGAAACAAATTATGGAATTAAGCTATCATCAGGAGCTGTGAGTGGTTTAAGTGATCTTGTATCTCGAATAAATACAGCACTGACAGGTAGTGGTATAAATTCGAATTATTTAACAGCACAACTATCGGATGGAAATACACTGCAGTTTAAGTCTGAATCTGCAGAGCAGGTGATAATTACAGCGGGTTCTACTGCAAGTGCAAATGGTGTAATTGGTGCTTCAAATTATCAGGAGCTTACGATGAGTACCTCTCAGAAGATGTCTGACTTGGTCAATGGAGCAGTCAGCTTTAAAGTAAATGGTGTAGATTTTAACTATGATTTTAATGATAGTGGTGAACAAAAAGATAAAACTATACAGGATATAATGTATGATATATCAAGTAAGTCAAATGTTAATATAAGTTACAGCCAGCTTACAGGAAAATTCAGCATATCATCTCAAAGTGAGGGTTCAAATAACACAATATCTGTTTCAGATGCTAGTGGAAATTTTATTAATACTCTGTTTGGAACAGGTAGTGTAAATGAATATGGAAATGATGCAATTTTAACTATAACTTCGCCTGGACAGGTGGCTATTAAAGTAACAAAAAATAGCAATAATTTTGTTATTGATGGAGTTAATTATCAATTAAATTCAAATACTACATTAAATCAGGATATAAGTTTTTCACTTAATTCAAATACAGATGAGATTGTAAAGAATATAGAAGGCTTTGTAGAACAATATAATTCCATGATTACGGCATTTAATGACCAATTAAATCAAAAAAGAAATTATAGTTACACTCCTCTTACTGATGATCAGAAAGCTGATATGAAGGATGATGATATAAAAAATTGGGAAGACAAAGCAAAGCAGGGACTTTTGAAAAATAATTCTGAATTGAATAATTTCATGATACAGTTAAGGCAGTCAATATATACACCTGTTGAGGGAGTTGGACTTTCTATGGCAGATATAGGCATAACTACTTCATCTGATTGGAGTGAAAATGGAAAATTAATTGTTGATGAGGATAAACTAAAAAGTGCCCTCCAGAATAATGGAGATAAAGTATCACAGCTTCTGACAAAGCAGACTTCCAGTGTAAATAAATATTACAGTCCTAATTTGACTTCATCCCAGAGGGATGAAAGATATAATGATGAAGGAGTATTCCAGAGAATAAATGATATAATACAGGATTATACAAGAACTACAAGAGATTCAAATGGAAGAAAGGGTATATTTCTTGAACAGGCAGGAATATCTGGGGATCTTTCAGATACTACCAATTATCTGACACAACGGATGAATGAAAAAGACGATCAGATAACCAAGCTTACAGATGCTATGAATGACAAGGAAAATAAATATTATGATCAATATTCCAAGCTTGAACAGGCATTGGTACAGCTCCAGGCACAGCAGCAGCAGCTTTTGGCACAACTTGGTCAAAGCAGTTAA
- the fliS gene encoding flagellar export chaperone FliS: MYTANAYNAYKTNSINYASKEQLLLMLVDGAVKFVKIGRQAIVDKNIKEAHENIIKAENIFYELMATLDVSKAGDWGQSLMSVYDFIVRRLVYANIKKDVKIIDEVIPLIENVKDAWNKAYKVSVGMNK; this comes from the coding sequence ATGTATACAGCTAATGCCTATAATGCATATAAAACCAACAGTATAAATTATGCATCCAAGGAACAGCTGCTTTTAATGCTGGTGGATGGAGCAGTTAAGTTTGTAAAAATAGGAAGACAGGCTATAGTAGATAAAAATATAAAAGAAGCCCATGAAAATATAATTAAAGCTGAAAACATATTTTATGAGCTTATGGCTACACTGGATGTTTCAAAAGCAGGAGATTGGGGACAATCGCTTATGAGTGTATATGATTTTATAGTGAGAAGACTTGTATATGCAAATATCAAAAAAGATGTAAAAATAATAGATGAGGTGATTCCATTAATAGAAAATGTAAAGGATGCTTGGAATAAGGCTTATAAGGTGTCTGTAGGAATGAATAAATGA
- a CDS encoding flagellar protein FlaG yields the protein MEVKDIGQGRQVSFDTSGNSESKVISADVVSVDDNIGTRDKNIDSKDTKKAVDKLNKLLEDTPTHLEYEVYGKLNDIVIKVVDDNTTEVIKEIPPKKIVDMVDKLCELAGLFMDKKV from the coding sequence ATGGAAGTTAAGGATATAGGTCAGGGAAGACAAGTATCTTTTGATACATCTGGTAACAGTGAAAGTAAAGTAATTTCTGCTGATGTAGTTTCAGTAGATGATAATATTGGTACTAGAGATAAAAATATAGATTCAAAAGATACAAAAAAAGCTGTAGACAAGCTAAATAAGTTATTAGAGGATACACCTACTCATCTAGAATATGAGGTTTATGGAAAATTAAATGATATTGTGATAAAAGTAGTAGATGACAATACCACGGAAGTTATAAAAGAAATACCTCCCAAAAAGATAGTGGATATGGTAGATAAACTATGTGAACTGGCAGGACTTTTTATGGACAAGAAAGTCTAA
- the csrA gene encoding carbon storage regulator CsrA has protein sequence MLVISRKKGESLLIGEDIEITVTKIEEGAVKLSISAPRSVTILRKELYREIEEENKNSAASDISVLKKLKGKK, from the coding sequence TTGTTAGTTATAAGCAGAAAAAAAGGAGAATCGCTGCTCATAGGGGAAGATATAGAAATAACAGTTACAAAAATAGAAGAGGGTGCTGTTAAACTTTCCATATCTGCACCTAGAAGTGTTACCATACTTAGAAAAGAACTTTACAGGGAGATAGAAGAGGAAAATAAAAATTCAGCAGCTTCAGATATAAGTGTATTAAAAAAATTAAAAGGTAAAAAGTAA
- the fliW gene encoding flagellar assembly protein FliW, with protein sequence MKLNTKYHGLLEYDEKNIVVFRKGIPGFEHLKKFILVPAEENNLFYILHSIEDENIGIIVASPFDILKDYEFELNEDKTAELKIENMEDIFIVNTVTLNSVLENITINLKAPIVINIKENIGEQLILDKVEYPIKYPLFKGEVSC encoded by the coding sequence ATGAAGTTAAATACGAAATACCACGGGTTATTGGAATATGATGAAAAAAATATTGTAGTTTTTAGAAAAGGTATTCCGGGTTTTGAACATTTAAAAAAATTCATACTGGTTCCTGCAGAGGAAAACAATTTATTTTATATACTTCATTCTATTGAAGATGAGAATATTGGAATTATAGTAGCGTCCCCTTTTGATATATTAAAGGACTATGAATTTGAACTAAATGAAGATAAGACAGCTGAATTAAAAATAGAAAATATGGAAGATATTTTTATAGTAAATACAGTTACTTTAAATTCTGTATTAGAGAATATAACTATTAATTTAAAAGCTCCCATAGTAATAAATATAAAAGAGAACATTGGGGAACAATTAATACTGGATAAGGTGGAATATCCTATAAAATACCCACTTTTTAAGGGGGAGGTCAGTTGTTAG
- the flgL gene encoding flagellar hook-associated protein FlgL produces MRITNKYLTNSFLSDMKKNLNNLNKIQGQLSSTKNFSKPSDDPLNVQKSMQLNTSITANSQYGTNIKTALTWMDTTDVTLGQIGTVLGNIRDNLVKAGNVTYGQDDRDKINDEVNQQVSQLAQLLNTNLGGEYIFGGTQGLSKPVTTETYSITRQVTDDNGNTTTDIYEGCISLKYADKDGSVLEALPQVVSDDFNVNNWTGKSITFNVKGSSDSTGTDYSLSVNSSDKTVDDVVKDLNSQIQNNSNLKDRINVVKTNDGNIKFLAVDKSDIIKITTDISDMASSSDKQLSSVAMDNIALDKNIEVSQGVVLSYNATAVEVMQYGEGQGNDIRTLMDRIVHHLAGQVESNTDSSGNTVDENTAGAILGSDGKYYIWKEDEAAAKGKLTNEDLADIDAASKQVLKVRSEIGAKEKRMEDLSDQNSSTKINLTETLSKIEDIDVTEKTVEYATMITVYIACLQTSAKIMQSTLMDYLN; encoded by the coding sequence TTGAGAATAACAAATAAATACCTTACAAATAGTTTTCTTTCAGATATGAAGAAAAATCTTAATAATTTAAATAAAATACAAGGGCAACTCTCCTCTACTAAAAATTTTTCCAAACCCTCTGATGATCCCTTGAATGTACAAAAGTCAATGCAGCTTAATACTTCCATAACTGCAAACAGTCAATATGGTACAAACATAAAAACAGCACTGACCTGGATGGACACTACAGATGTTACTCTAGGGCAAATAGGAACTGTCCTCGGTAATATAAGGGATAATTTAGTAAAAGCAGGGAATGTAACATATGGACAGGATGACAGGGATAAAATCAATGATGAAGTAAACCAGCAGGTATCCCAACTGGCACAGCTTTTAAATACAAATTTGGGAGGAGAATATATATTTGGAGGTACTCAGGGACTATCAAAGCCTGTGACCACAGAGACATATAGTATAACCCGGCAAGTAACAGATGATAATGGCAATACAACCACTGATATCTATGAAGGGTGTATTTCTTTGAAATATGCAGACAAGGATGGAAGTGTATTGGAAGCACTTCCTCAGGTGGTATCAGATGATTTTAATGTAAATAACTGGACTGGAAAATCTATAACTTTTAATGTAAAGGGCAGTTCAGATTCAACAGGTACGGATTATTCATTAAGCGTAAATTCTTCAGATAAAACAGTAGATGATGTGGTAAAAGATTTAAATAGCCAGATACAGAATAATTCTAATCTTAAAGATAGAATAAATGTAGTAAAAACCAATGATGGGAATATAAAATTTTTAGCTGTAGATAAAAGTGACATCATAAAAATTACTACAGATATATCAGATATGGCATCTAGTTCCGATAAACAACTTTCAAGTGTAGCCATGGACAATATAGCTTTAGATAAAAATATAGAAGTGTCTCAGGGAGTAGTTTTAAGTTATAATGCTACAGCAGTAGAAGTAATGCAGTATGGAGAAGGACAAGGAAATGATATAAGGACACTTATGGACAGAATAGTACATCACTTAGCTGGACAGGTAGAATCTAATACAGATTCAAGCGGTAATACCGTAGATGAAAATACAGCTGGTGCCATACTAGGCTCTGATGGGAAGTATTATATATGGAAAGAGGATGAAGCAGCAGCAAAAGGAAAACTTACAAATGAAGATCTTGCGGATATAGATGCAGCTTCAAAACAGGTACTTAAGGTTCGTTCTGAAATAGGAGCAAAAGAAAAAAGGATGGAAGATTTAAGTGATCAAAATAGTTCTACAAAGATAAATTTAACTGAAACTCTTTCTAAAATAGAGGATATAGATGTAACGGAGAAAACCGTGGAGTATGCCACTATGATTACAGTATATATAGCCTGCCTTCAAACCAGTGCAAAAATAATGCAGTCTACTCTTATGGATTATCTTAATTAA
- a CDS encoding four helix bundle protein, whose product MSSNLIEEKSFRFAVEIVSLYKQLYEKNREYILFRQLLRSGTSIGANVKEGLKGQSKKDFLSKTNIALKEANETEYWMELLIRTHYVSEENKLLKECKEICKILSSIVKTTRKNCEL is encoded by the coding sequence GTGAGTTCGAATTTAATAGAAGAAAAATCTTTTCGATTTGCAGTTGAAATAGTAAGCTTATATAAGCAGTTATATGAGAAAAACAGAGAATATATTTTGTTTAGGCAGCTTCTTCGCTCAGGAACAAGCATTGGAGCAAATGTTAAAGAAGGATTAAAAGGGCAATCTAAAAAAGACTTTTTATCAAAAACGAATATAGCATTAAAAGAAGCTAACGAAACAGAATATTGGATGGAGTTATTAATCAGAACGCATTATGTAAGTGAAGAAAATAAACTGTTGAAAGAATGTAAGGAAATATGTAAAATATTAAGTTCAATAGTTAAAACAACAAGAAAAAACTGTGAACTCTAA
- the flgK gene encoding flagellar hook-associated protein FlgK produces the protein MPGLFSIFNTAKSGLFAQQTSINVTSHNIANAETEGYSRQRATLVTTTPYTMPSMNAATIAGQLGTGVTVASIDRIRDSFLDYQIRVENGVNGHYTAKDKYLSQVENVLNEPTDSGISSLMSEFFNSWQDLSSSPQNTSTVAQQAYQLTNDLNSVYSQLTSIKDNAKSEIKSAVVDINGMLTQISQLNQQIKDVKMSGNNPNDLMDSRDLLLDQLSEKFGISIDPRKYEGIDVTTSNSSIYGDADDNGAAPLISEGGSPLNIVQANDADNINVATFSCVTSITKKTDADGTTGKATYEVSYYKKGDTLSDDNKVTIYVSMTEEEADKLDTSRVLWANNEGTAYKVKDGKDASGKDAKVIDGSLNNNSTTVDSPISFNQLALFTPPSGELKGYVSVQNNVAEYQDELNRLAKSLAVSVNAIVSQSSTWVADNSGSPEGGINNFFVNGDTDGNNSEEDENNINAGNITVNIDILNDPSKIKIATKYDSNGNSLGTDTDSNRALAIAQLANSLMNIQSVTEDSSREDLIGDIFATKDTLNNVYAVGSVNGGSTLDNYFNNLVNKVGMHEEEAKKQVDYEATQLESFTQSRESTSGVSLDEEMTNLIQFQHCYQANAKMISTVDELLDVVINGLKR, from the coding sequence ATGCCGGGGTTGTTTTCAATATTTAATACGGCAAAAAGCGGACTCTTTGCCCAGCAGACCTCAATAAATGTTACTTCACACAATATAGCAAATGCAGAAACAGAAGGGTATTCAAGGCAGAGAGCTACACTTGTTACTACTACTCCTTACACCATGCCTTCCATGAATGCGGCAACTATTGCAGGACAGCTGGGAACGGGAGTAACGGTAGCATCCATAGATAGAATAAGGGATAGTTTTTTAGACTACCAGATAAGAGTGGAAAATGGAGTTAACGGTCATTATACTGCTAAGGATAAATATTTAAGTCAGGTAGAAAATGTATTAAATGAGCCCACAGACAGTGGTATATCCTCTCTTATGAGTGAGTTTTTTAATTCCTGGCAGGATCTTTCATCCTCACCCCAGAACACCAGTACAGTAGCTCAACAGGCATATCAGCTTACCAATGATTTAAACAGCGTTTATTCTCAGCTTACAAGTATAAAAGACAATGCTAAAAGTGAAATAAAAAGTGCAGTAGTGGATATAAACGGTATGCTTACTCAGATTTCACAGCTAAACCAGCAAATAAAGGATGTAAAGATGTCCGGCAATAATCCAAATGATCTTATGGACAGTAGAGATCTACTGCTGGATCAATTAAGTGAGAAATTTGGCATAAGTATTGATCCTAGAAAGTATGAGGGAATAGATGTAACCACCTCCAACAGTTCCATATATGGAGATGCAGATGACAATGGTGCGGCACCTTTGATTTCAGAGGGAGGCTCCCCTCTTAACATAGTCCAGGCAAATGATGCAGATAATATAAACGTGGCCACTTTTTCCTGTGTCACCAGCATAACTAAAAAGACAGATGCTGATGGAACCACTGGAAAAGCCACCTATGAGGTATCTTATTACAAAAAAGGAGATACACTTTCAGACGATAATAAGGTTACTATTTATGTAAGTATGACTGAAGAGGAAGCAGACAAATTAGATACAAGCAGGGTGCTCTGGGCCAATAATGAAGGAACTGCCTACAAGGTGAAAGATGGGAAAGATGCTTCTGGAAAAGACGCCAAAGTAATTGACGGCAGTTTAAATAATAACAGTACCACAGTTGACAGTCCTATAAGTTTTAACCAGCTGGCACTTTTTACACCCCCTTCTGGAGAATTAAAAGGATATGTATCTGTTCAAAATAATGTGGCAGAATATCAAGATGAGCTTAATAGGCTAGCAAAATCCCTTGCTGTTTCAGTAAATGCCATAGTAAGTCAAAGCAGCACCTGGGTGGCAGATAACAGCGGTTCCCCTGAGGGAGGAATCAATAATTTCTTTGTAAATGGAGATACTGATGGAAATAACTCTGAGGAGGATGAAAACAATATAAATGCAGGCAATATAACTGTAAATATAGATATATTAAACGACCCATCCAAGATAAAAATAGCTACCAAATATGATTCAAATGGAAATTCTCTGGGCACCGATACAGACAGCAACAGGGCACTGGCTATAGCACAATTGGCAAACAGTCTTATGAATATTCAAAGCGTTACAGAAGATTCCTCAAGAGAAGATCTCATAGGAGATATTTTTGCTACAAAGGACACTTTAAATAATGTGTATGCTGTAGGAAGTGTGAATGGCGGTTCAACTTTGGATAATTATTTTAATAATCTGGTAAATAAGGTGGGCATGCATGAGGAAGAAGCTAAAAAGCAGGTAGATTATGAAGCTACCCAGCTTGAGAGCTTTACCCAATCCAGAGAATCCACATCAGGGGTTTCACTAGATGAGGAAATGACAAATCTCATACAGTTTCAACACTGCTATCAGGCCAATGCAAAGATGATATCCACTGTAGATGAACTTTTGGATGTGGTAATAAATGGACTTAAACGATAA
- a CDS encoding flagellar protein FlgN, with product MLLELKHIMEEEYTVLKKLLEALREQNRYLVRREAFNLDKIVKILEERSKNVALLEMKRRKLTKNRPMREIIEEAKDDNLKKIYEDIVEVLQKMQFQKDTNEALIKHGMIFTHQMLRALNPNVEAKTYNSIGRSR from the coding sequence TTGCTTTTAGAATTAAAGCATATAATGGAAGAGGAATATACAGTTTTAAAAAAGCTCTTGGAAGCCTTAAGAGAACAAAACAGATATCTTGTAAGAAGAGAAGCCTTTAATTTAGATAAAATAGTAAAAATACTGGAGGAGAGAAGCAAAAACGTAGCTCTTCTTGAAATGAAGAGAAGAAAACTTACTAAAAACAGACCTATGAGAGAAATAATAGAAGAAGCAAAGGACGACAATTTAAAAAAGATTTATGAAGACATAGTAGAAGTACTTCAAAAAATGCAATTTCAAAAGGATACCAATGAAGCACTTATAAAGCACGGTATGATTTTTACCCATCAGATGTTAAGAGCTCTTAATCCAAATGTGGAGGCAAAGACCTATAATTCCATTGGAAGGAGCAGATGA
- the flgM gene encoding flagellar biosynthesis anti-sigma factor FlgM: protein MKINGISLNKILNIYEKSKKEYETTRAAGQKDSIEISSLGKSLSSYVKGDETINSKEKVENIKKAVENGTYNVDKKLVAAKIIEAMKGKL from the coding sequence ATGAAGATTAATGGAATCAGTTTAAACAAAATATTGAATATCTATGAAAAAAGTAAAAAAGAATATGAAACAACCAGGGCTGCAGGGCAAAAAGATTCCATTGAAATTTCATCCCTTGGAAAGAGTTTAAGTTCTTATGTTAAGGGGGATGAAACCATAAATTCTAAGGAAAAAGTAGAAAATATCAAAAAAGCTGTGGAAAATGGCACTTATAATGTGGATAAGAAATTAGTTGCGGCTAAAATTATAGAAGCTATGAAGGGAAAATTGTAA
- the fliY gene encoding flagellar motor switch phosphatase FliY encodes MSNGFLSQEEIDALLNGGQEDENTSPSEAAIESEDGSELSDVEKDLLGEIGNISMGSASTALSTIINQQVNITTPVVTLTTLRKLKDEFEIPNVALEVKYTAGIIGENLLVMKVTDAYVIANLMMGGEGKIEGEVKELGEIETSAVSEAMNQMIGSAATSMATMFMREINISPPVSNIWDDATEPLSQEISEDETIIKVSFSLKIGELVDSNIMQLFPVNTAKKIIAIMMGKEEEEKEEEKVEDSKPAAPVKTENTSSPSKSPQPQAEASSNIYEKPIETNINKQPVEVQKAVFQSLDAAPSKGNIPRNIDLILDVPLEISVVLGRTKKSIKDILNLGTGSLVELDKLTEEPVEILVNGKKVAYGEVIVIDENFGVRIKSIISSEDRISSLK; translated from the coding sequence ATGAGTAATGGCTTCCTTTCACAAGAAGAAATAGATGCACTTTTAAATGGGGGACAAGAAGATGAAAATACTTCTCCATCGGAAGCAGCAATAGAAAGTGAAGATGGGTCAGAATTGTCAGATGTAGAGAAAGATTTACTTGGGGAAATAGGCAATATATCCATGGGTTCTGCATCCACAGCACTTTCTACAATAATAAACCAACAGGTAAATATAACTACTCCGGTGGTGACTTTGACCACACTGAGAAAATTAAAAGATGAATTTGAAATTCCAAATGTGGCACTGGAAGTTAAATATACAGCAGGCATAATCGGGGAAAATCTCCTGGTTATGAAGGTTACAGATGCCTATGTAATAGCAAATCTTATGATGGGTGGAGAGGGAAAAATTGAAGGGGAAGTGAAAGAACTAGGTGAGATAGAAACCAGTGCGGTATCTGAGGCCATGAATCAGATGATAGGGTCTGCAGCCACTTCCATGGCAACCATGTTTATGAGGGAAATAAATATTTCTCCTCCTGTATCCAATATATGGGATGATGCTACAGAACCTTTGTCCCAGGAGATATCAGAGGATGAAACTATTATAAAAGTATCCTTTTCTCTTAAGATTGGGGAATTGGTGGACAGTAATATAATGCAGTTATTCCCGGTGAATACGGCTAAAAAGATAATTGCCATAATGATGGGAAAAGAGGAAGAAGAAAAGGAAGAAGAAAAAGTAGAAGATTCTAAACCAGCAGCACCTGTTAAAACTGAAAATACTAGTTCACCTTCTAAAAGTCCGCAGCCGCAGGCGGAAGCTTCAAGTAATATATATGAAAAACCTATAGAAACCAATATAAACAAACAGCCTGTGGAGGTGCAAAAGGCAGTATTTCAGTCTTTAGATGCTGCTCCTTCAAAAGGTAATATACCAAGAAATATAGATCTGATACTGGATGTACCACTTGAAATATCTGTGGTTCTTGGGAGGACTAAAAAGAGTATCAAAGATATTTTAAATCTTGGTACAGGTTCTCTGGTGGAGTTGGACAAACTAACAGAAGAACCGGTGGAAATATTGGTAAATGGAAAAAAGGTAGCTTATGGAGAAGTAATTGTAATAGATGAAAATTTCGGGGTGAGAATAAAGAGCATTATAAGTAGTGAAGATAGAATTAGTTCTCTTAAATAG
- the fliM gene encoding flagellar motor switch protein FliM, producing MADVLSQNEIDALLAALSTGELTPDEVPQEEEQQKVKPYDFRSPQKFSKDHIRTLELIHDNYARIISNYLTAQVRSNVKVKVESVQQITYEEFIHSVPNPTILTIFKMPPLSGTVLFEINPQFVFEIIDLLLGGSGTGKYKAREFTDIDKNIIKVVNEGLISNLKLAWEDVMEVETEVEGIETNPALNQTLAPNDPIALISFSVELGKSTTFINICIPYLSIEKVLDKLVVQYWFQDGDEEVLAESREKLRERLNIVGIHLTAVLGTVEVTVNEFLNLNIGDVLTLKEKTTDPVKLMLEDKIYYYGKPGIIGKNMGIEILDIIDKDVENYE from the coding sequence ATGGCAGATGTATTATCGCAGAATGAGATAGACGCCCTTCTTGCGGCTCTTTCCACAGGGGAACTTACCCCGGATGAGGTACCTCAGGAGGAGGAACAGCAGAAGGTAAAACCTTATGATTTTAGGAGTCCCCAGAAATTTTCCAAAGATCATATAAGAACTCTGGAGCTTATTCATGACAACTATGCCAGAATAATTTCCAATTATTTAACTGCACAGGTTAGAAGCAATGTAAAAGTAAAAGTAGAATCCGTGCAGCAAATAACTTATGAAGAGTTTATTCATTCTGTGCCAAACCCTACTATTTTGACCATATTTAAAATGCCGCCTTTAAGTGGAACTGTATTGTTTGAGATAAACCCTCAGTTTGTGTTTGAGATTATAGATTTACTTCTGGGTGGAAGTGGAACAGGAAAATATAAGGCCAGGGAATTTACAGATATAGATAAGAATATTATAAAAGTGGTAAATGAAGGACTCATATCAAACTTGAAATTGGCCTGGGAAGATGTAATGGAAGTGGAAACGGAAGTAGAGGGAATAGAGACAAATCCTGCACTGAATCAGACCCTTGCACCTAATGATCCCATTGCTCTTATAAGTTTTTCAGTGGAACTTGGTAAAAGTACTACCTTCATAAATATATGTATTCCTTATTTAAGTATAGAAAAAGTACTTGACAAACTAGTGGTTCAATACTGGTTTCAAGATGGAGATGAAGAAGTGCTGGCTGAATCCCGGGAAAAACTTAGAGAGAGATTAAACATAGTAGGAATTCACCTTACAGCGGTCCTTGGAACTGTAGAAGTAACGGTAAATGAATTCTTGAATTTGAATATAGGAGATGTACTGACATTGAAGGAGAAAACTACAGATCCTGTGAAACTTATGCTGGAGGATAAGATATACTACTATGGAAAACCTGGCATAATAGGGAAAAATATGGGGATTGAAATATTGGATATTATAGATAAGGATGTGGAAAATTATGAGTAA